A genomic window from Lycium barbarum isolate Lr01 chromosome 4, ASM1917538v2, whole genome shotgun sequence includes:
- the LOC132637800 gene encoding uncharacterized protein LOC132637800, giving the protein MNIFLYLRLGSTQIFLCKNYILRGLEDDLYNIYSNVGTSKELWDALEKKYKSEDAVLKKFIAAKFLDYKMVDGKSVVPQVQELQVIIHDILAEGLVISGAFQVAAVIEKLPFSWKDFKNYLKHKRKEMKLKDLIVRLRIEKDNKAAEKKANGISTIGGAHIVKTAQTNLKKRKKASGPRNYPNKKKFKGNCHSCGKIGHKVADCRAQKKEKKKGQANMVETNEEVDDLCAMLSECNLVGNPKEWWIDSGTTWD; this is encoded by the exons ATGAACATTTTCTTGTATCTGAGGCTTGGAAGCACTCAGATTTTTTTGTGTAAGAATTATATTCTTAGAGGACTGGAGGATGATCTTTACAACATCTATAGTAATGTGGGAACATCAAAAGAACTATGGGATGCATTGGAAAAGAAATATAAATCAGAAGATGCCGTATTAAAGAAGTTTATCGCTGCCAAGTTCCTAGACTACAAAATGGTAGATGGCAAGTCTGTTGTTCCTCAAGTTCAAGAGTTGCAGGTTATCATCCACGATATCCTCGCCGAAG GTTTGGTTATTAGTGGCGCGTTTCAAGTTGCGGCAGTGATAGAGAAGTTGCCTTTTTCATGGAAAGACTTCAAAAATTACTTGAAGCACAAGCGAAAGGAGATGAAACTGAAAGATCTCATCGTCCGGTTGAGAATCGAGAAAGATAACAAGGCAGCAGAGAAGAAAGCTAATGGGATATCAACCATAGGGGGAGCACATATTGTTAAAACTGCCCAAACAAAtttgaaaaagaggaaaaaggcaTCGGGACCAAGGAACTATCCCAACAAGAAGAAATTCAAGGGAAACTGCCACAGTTGTGGGAAAATCGGACACAAAGTTGCAGACTGCCGTGctcagaaaaaggaaaagaaaaagggtcAGGCTAACATGGTTGAAACAAACGAGGAAGTTGATGACTTGTGCGCTATGTTGTCTGAGTGCAACCTAGTGGGAAATCCGAAAGAGTGGTGGATTGACTCTGGCACCACTTGGGATTGA